The genomic DNA TGACGCAATCGATTGACCAAAGGTTTGATATGATTAGCAAGATCTGTAAAAATCATCTCATTCGCTACATTGAGATTCAGCTTCTCACCTACTTGGTACAAATAATAAGAAGTAATCTCCAACACTTCTTCTGTAAACGTTTGCGTTTTAGCTTGGTTATTATCCGTTCTGGAAGAAAGTAAATATTGATAGAGATAGTAGATCTCACTTACTGGTAATTTCGTTTTCAAATACACTTCCACTTGGCGGATCACTTCGATGGCAATATCGCGAATCAAAGATTCATTATCTAAAACTTGTAATTGTTCCATCGTTAATTTTTCTCCAGTGGCTTGATAATTCGTTTTTCTTGCGCGGCGTACCGCAATGTATAGATGGGAGAAAATATTGATATTATATGGGTAAGGAATCGTGCCATTTAATTTCTTTTCAATCAGCTTGATCTGTTCGATGACAAAATTCGCATCATACCGATTGAAGTCGAATTCATCCGATAAAGCGATTTCATCAATATCGAAAATATTCAATCGTTGAATCAACTCAGTGATCGCTCGACGGATATTCTCTTCCTTTCCTTCGATGGCTAATGTCCGATTTTTACGGATCAATTGCAGATCATACGCTGAAATCCGTTCCGCAATGATTTTTTCATCATTCGCGATCGCTGAATCACCAACATAATAGGTTTGATACAAATCAATGACTTTAAGGGCTTTCGGCGAGGATAATAATAATTCTTCCATCACATTATTTTGCCGTTCTGACGGTAGCACTTCCACAGAAGACACAATTGTTTGGTTCGTCTGTGCAATATATTTTTCATAATCCAGTTTGTACCCCCGACCCTTTTCAGACAAAATCAGTGGCCCATTCGGAAACTCGTCATTTATTTTTTTAACCAAGCGGTAGACCGTCTTGGTAGAGGTACTCATTAACTCTGCCAACACTTCAGCAGTAACATAATCTCTTTGCTTTGATAAAAGAAGCGTTAATTTATTCCCTCGATCCATTTGACTAGTCATAGCTCTATCCCCCCCCGTATCTTTATCATAAGCGATTTTTTTTATTCTGCTTCACTACATAATGTCCCTTGCAGCGGACAAAATGTATTCGGTTACACAAGGTTGTGAGAAAGCCGGTCAGCTCCGAATAGTAAGGCGGAACGTGGGAAAATAGCTTTCCATATTTTTTCACGTTTCGACTTACTATTGAAGGAGCTGGCTTTCGAACACCGTTTATCTAGGTTGTGAAAGAAGCGTTCAGCACTGAGTAATAAGACAGAAAAATCGAAAATGGCTTTTTCATTTTTGATTTTTTTGGCTTATTATTGAAGTGTTGCTTCTTGAACACCGTTTATCATAGGTTGTGAGAAAAGCGTTTTGACCTGAGCAGTAAGATGGAAAATCAGAAAATAACTTTTCATATTTTTTATTTTTCAGCTTACTCTTGAAGGTCAGCTATTTTAACAACCAAATAGTTATATTTTTTGAAACTAAAGATAACTATATGAAAACATAACATTTTGCTCATCAATTTTAAAGCGAACATCATAAATATCCTTTTGAAATATTTTTGATAAGAGATTTTATTTCCCTCATTTGGCTTGATTTAATCGTAATTCCAACTTAAATCACTTGAACAACCTCACAGCTTTAAAATAACTATCACTATTAAATAAGATAACTTTCTTACCAAACTCATGATTTACAAATAAGTTAAACAAGTGGACTCACAAATCACGTAATGTCTTTACTATCGGATACACAATCTGTCACAGAGATAGCTTCCATGCAAATAAGGCGATATCCATAAAAATTCCAATGATTTTTATGGATATCACCTTATTTATTGAGATTAACAACTACCGTCCCACCTCAATTTTTTGATTGTTAAATATTGATTTTTTGAGGATTACCGCTTTTAACAGCAATGAAAAACGGTATTTCTCATCAATTTGCTGGTACATCACTTAATGACCAATTGATGGTCGCTTGGTAAGGTTTTCCTACCGCTATTTTATCGCCATCGACCTGCAACTGGACATCTTCATAACTTAACTCCCAAGCACCTTGACCAGTTCCAGCGGCGGCATCCATGACAGAAACCGCAGCACCATCTTCTTGTAATGTAAAGTCAAGCGCTTGAGGTGCTTTTGCAGTATTCTCTGTCGTTGTGTTTAAAGTGCCTGCATGAAAACTGATACTTGCACCTTTTAAGAATGTACCGAACGGTGCAGTCTCCAAATCAGCCATTGTATCACTCGTAAATTGTTGTGACATTGATGCTGTAACGTGCCAACCTTTGTTTGTATAGGATTCATCGGTGACTTTTAAACCCGTCTGTGTCTCACTGCCGTATGAGTGAGTTCCCGATTTCAATGTCTGTGTGCCAAACTCAACAGTTGGTACTTCATCAAGTGTTGGCATAGCTGGCGGCGCTGTGACATTTAGAGTAAAAGCTACAGTGCCTGCTTGGTAGTACTTATTCGCCCCAGCGGCTAAAGCCTCACTCAGACTTCCATACGTGTTTCCATCAGGTGCTGTCACATCTTTGATTGTGACACCAGCAGGAAGTTCAGGTAACTGCTCGCTAGGATCTTTGATGACCCCACCAGTTACACCTACCTCAGAAGGAATGTCTGGTAAACTTGGTGCTACAGCTCGCGTACTATCGACATAATTGTAGGAAAAGCTCGCAGAGGCACGTTCAGCTGTCAGATAAATACTAAAATGGTTTGCCCACTTGTTATTCGATAGGTCATCAAATGTAGGATTAGCTACAATCGCAGAAGCTAGATCTGGATATGTCTGCCCATTCTTTCCATCTGGCCCCACGATATGATCCACTTTATAGCCAGCTGGTACAGTCAACGAAGGAATATTCGTAATTGAATGACCAAAATCACCGGTAACCAATGCTGGATTTGGGACCGGTAAAGTTGCCGCTACTCCTTCTGTTACTATCATAGTTGAAGACGGATCGCCTCCAGTTAACCCAGTGATAGCATCTGTGACAATACCCGTTCCTGGTGTTTTTTCAGTGTAGTATGTCTTAAAATCCGCCGTTTCGGCTATCGGTGAATAGTACACATTGATTGCATTAGGGTTTGCTTCATTATATTCATCATAGTTTGCGACTTTGATTGAAGTAGAAGAAGAAAAATTATAGCCATTGATTCTAGGCACAACAAATGTGTAATTATCTGATGCATTTGCGAGACTATTTGTTACACCAATCGTATCCCCAGTATTCGCAGTGATTTTCGCAGCAGTTACACCTTTGATTGGCTGATTCGTCGTTTTATCAATAAAATTCACCGGGAAAGTAACTGTTCCGCGTGTTGCAGAGAACGATGCATTCTTAGAAGCATTCGCTCCTTGAATGACTCCTGTGTTATTTCCGGTAATGGCTAAACTCCCAAATGACATGTTCTTTTTTAGGGTGATTGTTCTTGAAATTGTTTGTGGTTTGTATGCGCCATTGTTGTTATACCCACTATCTGGCGCTGCAGTAAGACTCAGTGTACCCGTATAAGTACCATTTTTATTATCCACAATATTTGACCATGTCATTGTTTGCGTTTCAGAACTCCATCTAGTACTTCCTGAACCTTGAAATTGTAACGGTGCCGATATTTGTACCCACGGCACAGTGGTAGAACTTGATTGTTCGATTGCGCCATTAGCATCTGTTTTACGAATTTCAATTTTATCTTGTCCTTTATTGGTGCCACTTGGTCCATCAAATGTTCCGTTATACCAAATATCACGTCCTATAAAGAAACTATCTTTCAAGCCTGCAATTCCTAGCTGCTGTCCTGTTGCATTGGGTGCATTTTGTTTGATCATGTCATTATTTGCCGGAGTCAAAAAGAATCCCGATGCATCCCCCATTTTCCAGACATCTGCTTTATCATACCAATAGGGCGTTTTGATTGTTAATGGTTTAGAAAAATCAAGTGTTGCTCTGATTGATTGATACACCCATGAATTTTTAACTGAGTTCGCTAACCATAAATAATTATTTCCCGAAGGATCCCATTTCCACCATTTGCTGTCACCAGCTAAGATATTCCAGTTATTAGCATTCTGTTGGAATCCGCTATCCAATTCATGGTTGCCTGTATCGGAATTTCCCCCAGGTTCTAATGCTCCCGAAGTAATTACAGCAGCTTCGACCTTCAGCTCAATTCTATGGCTCAAAAGAGTAAGGGTTGGTAGGAAAAAAATTGACATTCCAACAATCACTCGAGCCAGTATTTTTTTCTTTTTGTACATAAATGTTCTCTTCTTTCTTTGGGATAGTTAACCCACTTCATAATTCACTTAGACTATGGTATGTATTCAACAACAAAAAAATATCTAATAAATCACTTGATTAATCACTATATAACGTTACCTGTCATCTACTTTTTCATCTTCATTTTTAGATGTTCATGTAAAGAAATGATGTCTCGCATGAATATTTCTTATGTTCCCTAATACTTACCATATTTAAAACTCATCTTGATTTATAGTAGCAGAAAAGACTCGGTCATTATTATATTTTTTTTGAAAAAAAGGAAAATATCACACAGATATTCATTTTAAAAAGATTCAAATCCTTCCTACAAAAAACATTCGAACAAACGATATAATATAAACATTCCAGAAAAGAAATACCATTTTTTTGAAGTTGGTAGTAGCACACATATTCCCTTATGAGAATTTTTTTATTAAGTGTAGATTACATTAGGATTTCCCTTCATATATCTATATAATATGAGTAAAAGAAAACTTATTTTCAATTAGATATAAACTCAATGGGGGTGAGAGCATGAGAGAGTATTTTTTCAACTATAAAGAAAAGGAAATCATACAATTCTTCCAATATTGTTACATAAACAAAAAAGAATACTATCCTAAAAAAAGTATCCAAGAGGCACTCAATATTTCAGAATATCGCTATAAAGCGATTGGTAATAGTGTGGAAGAAATCAAATTAAAATACCCTACTTTTCAATTTCAATATGACAAACATGGATTGTCTATTCATTTTTCAAAAGAATTTTTATTGCTCAAAGTTTATATTCTACTGTTTAAAGAAACCGTAGGATTTAAATTTCTCCTCTCTATTTATAATGAAAATTTTCAGAATTTGGATCGTTTTGCTGAATCCGTCCACCTGCATCAACAAAGCGTTCTACCTAAACTTAAACCCATTCGTATGTTATTAAAAGAATACTCACTTGAATATTTATTGTTTAAGAAGAAAATCAGTGGCGATGAATATCGTACTCGTCATTTTTTCTTTACGCTGTTCTGGCATTTACATGACGAAGAAGATCCAATTATCCCTGAATATCCTGAAAGTTTTCAGGCTCTAGCAACTATGATTCATGAATGTCTCCCCATGCATTCTCATGAAGACATACGTAAACTTTATCTATTTATGAAAATCACGCAACATCGATTGAAAAATGGCTATATGATCACTGAATTGCCAGAAGTGATTGCTAAAGTAAGAAATCCTTTAATTTCTTATGAGGTTTTTAAACAACAAATACAAGGAAAAGAAATAACTAATCTTTTTTTCAAAAAAAATCTGAATGAAGTTGAGATCAATTATCTGTACTATGTGTTTACCGTCGTACCAACTTATACTTGTTTTGAAGAAAAATTACCACCTTTTCGTGACTTTTATAACAAAGAATACAACAAAATTGAACAAACGATTTTCCACCAGTTATCTCAACATATGAAACGAAAATTAACGACACAAGAAGAAGATTTTCTTTCCGTCAATATAATCTATCGAACGACTTATTTTCTCAGTTATGGCAGTGACGAGTTTGTGCCTCCTTATTCCGACTTAGAGTACTTTGATTTTAATGATCCGACTAGAAACCATTACCATAAAATCATAGATGAGATCATCGCACAAATGCCATTGAAGGAAGAAAAATGGCAACGGATCATTACTAGTCAGTCTTTTCGTTCGTCGCTTTTCCAACTATTGTCGTGTGTTCTTGAAATACACCATGAACCGGTAAAAGTAGCAATACTATCTAAATTCGGAAAAATCCATAAGACAGAGCTAAGTAGCTACTTGATAAAACTCAATCCTCGACCGATTGAAATAGTTGCGTATGATCAATCTCCTGATATTATTTTTTGTG from Enterococcus mundtii includes the following:
- a CDS encoding helix-turn-helix domain-containing protein, which produces MREYFFNYKEKEIIQFFQYCYINKKEYYPKKSIQEALNISEYRYKAIGNSVEEIKLKYPTFQFQYDKHGLSIHFSKEFLLLKVYILLFKETVGFKFLLSIYNENFQNLDRFAESVHLHQQSVLPKLKPIRMLLKEYSLEYLLFKKKISGDEYRTRHFFFTLFWHLHDEEDPIIPEYPESFQALATMIHECLPMHSHEDIRKLYLFMKITQHRLKNGYMITELPEVIAKVRNPLISYEVFKQQIQGKEITNLFFKKNLNEVEINYLYYVFTVVPTYTCFEEKLPPFRDFYNKEYNKIEQTIFHQLSQHMKRKLTTQEEDFLSVNIIYRTTYFLSYGSDEFVPPYSDLEYFDFNDPTRNHYHKIIDEIIAQMPLKEEKWQRIITSQSFRSSLFQLLSCVLEIHHEPVKVAILSKFGKIHKTELSSYLIKLNPRPIEIVAYDQSPDIIFCDFPLKEGRILNPQAEIFFISVKPTPSQWLEIVNFIDAVRTKKQFGYLL
- a CDS encoding WxL domain-containing protein; translation: MYKKKKILARVIVGMSIFFLPTLTLLSHRIELKVEAAVITSGALEPGGNSDTGNHELDSGFQQNANNWNILAGDSKWWKWDPSGNNYLWLANSVKNSWVYQSIRATLDFSKPLTIKTPYWYDKADVWKMGDASGFFLTPANNDMIKQNAPNATGQQLGIAGLKDSFFIGRDIWYNGTFDGPSGTNKGQDKIEIRKTDANGAIEQSSSTTVPWVQISAPLQFQGSGSTRWSSETQTMTWSNIVDNKNGTYTGTLSLTAAPDSGYNNNGAYKPQTISRTITLKKNMSFGSLAITGNNTGVIQGANASKNASFSATRGTVTFPVNFIDKTTNQPIKGVTAAKITANTGDTIGVTNSLANASDNYTFVVPRINGYNFSSSTSIKVANYDEYNEANPNAINVYYSPIAETADFKTYYTEKTPGTGIVTDAITGLTGGDPSSTMIVTEGVAATLPVPNPALVTGDFGHSITNIPSLTVPAGYKVDHIVGPDGKNGQTYPDLASAIVANPTFDDLSNNKWANHFSIYLTAERASASFSYNYVDSTRAVAPSLPDIPSEVGVTGGVIKDPSEQLPELPAGVTIKDVTAPDGNTYGSLSEALAAGANKYYQAGTVAFTLNVTAPPAMPTLDEVPTVEFGTQTLKSGTHSYGSETQTGLKVTDESYTNKGWHVTASMSQQFTSDTMADLETAPFGTFLKGASISFHAGTLNTTTENTAKAPQALDFTLQEDGAAVSVMDAAAGTGQGAWELSYEDVQLQVDGDKIAVGKPYQATINWSLSDVPAN
- a CDS encoding BglG family transcription antiterminator, producing MTSQMDRGNKLTLLLSKQRDYVTAEVLAELMSTSTKTVYRLVKKINDEFPNGPLILSEKGRGYKLDYEKYIAQTNQTIVSSVEVLPSERQNNVMEELLLSSPKALKVIDLYQTYYVGDSAIANDEKIIAERISAYDLQLIRKNRTLAIEGKEENIRRAITELIQRLNIFDIDEIALSDEFDFNRYDANFVIEQIKLIEKKLNGTIPYPYNINIFSHLYIAVRRARKTNYQATGEKLTMEQLQVLDNESLIRDIAIEVIRQVEVYLKTKLPVSEIYYLYQYLLSSRTDNNQAKTQTFTEEVLEITSYYLYQVGEKLNLNVANEMIFTDLANHIKPLVNRLRHQIRVKNSLLDQIQLTYETIFNAVAEVSEQVSQTFQLPTITPDEIGFITLYFARMIETHQFPIQTLIMCTTGVGTSELLKVKLAKKFPELEIVDVISTKNYQSVLEKTPGIELILTTVGLKEAFPVQSLIVSAMLTADDQSRIQKKIEDIYHDR